A genomic region of Persephonella marina EX-H1 contains the following coding sequences:
- a CDS encoding NuoI/complex I 23 kDa subunit family protein → MVKIKYVERPELTNRERIFFVDFIKGMRVTFRNLLRKTVTTAFPFEKLTPPKRFRGTHAHRVKNGKEPPSFKVIEKFMDIDTGESRCVACYMCMQACPVPFLFNIEAVQLPDGRKKVVRFDMNLLNCMYCGLCTEACPVDCLIMTDIYETASYHRASCVLHIDDMAKRGIDFDRRRYDEPDRIWIDDDQRSKLWGQIKWS, encoded by the coding sequence ATGGTAAAGATAAAGTACGTGGAAAGACCTGAGCTTACAAATAGGGAAAGGATATTTTTTGTTGATTTTATAAAGGGTATGAGAGTAACATTCAGAAATCTTTTGAGGAAGACTGTTACAACAGCATTTCCTTTTGAAAAATTAACTCCTCCAAAAAGATTCAGAGGAACACACGCCCACAGAGTTAAAAATGGAAAGGAACCACCATCTTTTAAGGTTATTGAGAAATTTATGGATATAGATACCGGTGAGAGCAGATGTGTTGCGTGCTATATGTGTATGCAGGCATGTCCTGTTCCATTTCTATTTAACATAGAGGCTGTCCAGCTTCCAGACGGAAGAAAGAAGGTTGTAAGATTTGATATGAACCTTTTAAACTGCATGTACTGTGGGCTCTGTACGGAAGCATGTCCCGTTGACTGTCTTATCATGACTGACATATATGAGACAGCATCTTACCACAGGGCTTCCTGTGTTTTACATATAGATGATATGGCGAAAAGAGGTATTGATTTTGATAGAAGAAGGTATGATGAACCTGATAGAATCTGGATAGATGACGATCAAAGATCTAAGTTATGGGGGCAGATTAAATGGAGTTAA
- a CDS encoding NADH-quinone oxidoreductase subunit J family protein has translation MELNTVAFYTFSTLAILSAVGVVFFKNIIYAVLSLISTLIMVSGLFFTMGAELIGGLQILIYAVAIVVFYVLVISTVPEFKGRSVDPKYMLTSIPVGFLIFIELAYVSLYGAWEANKGIFTPEVVNEVGNVKAVATMLFTKYLFPFEVASLILLVAMIGAILIGRKDHVIDEEAEG, from the coding sequence ATGGAGTTAAACACGGTAGCTTTTTATACCTTTTCAACACTTGCTATTTTATCAGCTGTAGGTGTTGTATTTTTTAAGAACATTATCTATGCGGTTCTCTCTCTCATATCAACATTAATAATGGTTTCAGGTCTCTTCTTCACAATGGGAGCAGAGCTTATAGGAGGTCTGCAGATACTCATATATGCCGTTGCCATTGTTGTATTTTATGTTCTTGTTATATCAACAGTCCCGGAGTTTAAGGGAAGATCTGTAGATCCAAAGTATATGCTCACGTCTATTCCTGTTGGATTTCTCATATTTATTGAGCTTGCCTATGTATCCCTTTACGGAGCATGGGAAGCTAATAAAGGTATTTTCACACCTGAGGTTGTTAATGAGGTAGGTAATGTTAAGGCTGTTGCAACAATGCTTTTCACAAAGTATCTCTTCCCATTTGAGGTTGCGTCACTTATTCTCCTTGTTGCTATGATAGGGGCAATCCTTATAGGTAGAAAAGATCATGTAATAGATGAGGAGGCTGAAGGGTAA
- the nuoL gene encoding NADH-quinone oxidoreductase subunit L: MEYLWIIPFSPLIAFIILGLFGYKFFREPLAGIIAVGAVALSAVVSVIGFINVASTGEHHVLKLFTWMPLGDYEISVSILWDPLSALMTCVVTVISTFIFLFAVGYMRNEPSYPRFFAYLSLFVFFMLMLTLSDNLVQLFFGWEGVGLASYLLIGFYHHKNSAADAAFESFITNRVGDWLFLTGLILAFVTFGTLDYIDIFNQLPEVGYWTITIIALLLFGGAVGKSAQIGLHIWLPNAMEGPTPVSALIHAATMVAAGVYMVSRLMPIFSASDIALDTVLFVGVASAFIAATMGLVQNDIKRIIAYSTMSQLGYMFAAEGLGLFSEGMFHLASHAVFKALLFLAAGSVLIGIHHILNVQKMGQLRKYMPITAVTFLIGALALAGIPPFAGFFSKDPIIEGAYEISKLAWFFLWFGAALTAFYIFRLYFLAFENGDRLDPHIKEHVKESPWTMTVPLVVLATGAVFLGFFKDFFGNFLKPSLDPQHMTFLKEDVRIFVEEGLSRAHHVHMAEDAWHFMTHSLSSPLGLLLLFTAIGGIFFAWVMYQIRLISPSKVARDFKPLYLLLYNRWYFDFIYYAIFVYGYYRFSKILWWIGDKFIIDGIVDGTGKVSLATGGGVRLIQTGRISAYVMQMAVGIMIFLGIFLLFK; this comes from the coding sequence ATGGAGTATTTATGGATTATACCTTTTTCTCCACTGATAGCATTTATAATACTTGGTCTTTTTGGATATAAGTTTTTCAGAGAACCTTTAGCCGGTATTATAGCTGTTGGGGCCGTTGCTTTATCTGCTGTTGTCTCTGTTATAGGTTTTATTAATGTTGCCTCAACAGGTGAACACCATGTTTTGAAACTTTTTACATGGATGCCACTGGGGGATTATGAGATCTCCGTAAGTATTCTCTGGGATCCTCTTTCTGCGTTAATGACATGTGTCGTGACGGTGATATCAACATTTATATTCCTTTTCGCTGTAGGTTATATGAGAAATGAGCCTTCATACCCAAGGTTCTTTGCTTATCTATCTTTATTCGTATTTTTCATGCTGATGTTAACACTTTCAGATAACCTTGTTCAGCTCTTCTTTGGATGGGAAGGTGTTGGTCTTGCTTCATACCTCCTTATCGGTTTTTACCACCACAAAAACTCAGCGGCAGATGCTGCCTTTGAGTCATTTATAACAAACAGGGTTGGTGACTGGCTGTTCTTAACAGGTCTTATACTTGCATTTGTAACATTTGGAACACTTGATTATATAGATATCTTCAACCAGTTACCTGAGGTTGGGTACTGGACCATAACGATAATAGCACTTCTACTTTTCGGTGGTGCTGTTGGTAAATCAGCTCAGATAGGGCTCCATATATGGTTGCCTAACGCTATGGAAGGTCCAACACCTGTTTCAGCTTTGATCCACGCTGCTACAATGGTTGCAGCAGGTGTGTATATGGTATCAAGACTTATGCCTATATTCTCCGCTTCTGATATAGCACTTGATACAGTTCTTTTTGTTGGGGTTGCATCAGCGTTTATAGCTGCAACTATGGGACTTGTTCAGAACGATATTAAGAGAATTATCGCTTACTCAACGATGTCACAGCTTGGATATATGTTTGCTGCTGAAGGTTTAGGTCTTTTCAGTGAAGGGATGTTCCATCTTGCTTCCCACGCTGTTTTTAAAGCTCTCCTATTCCTTGCAGCAGGTAGTGTTTTAATAGGTATTCACCATATACTTAATGTCCAGAAGATGGGACAGCTAAGAAAGTATATGCCTATAACGGCTGTTACATTCCTTATAGGTGCTCTTGCACTTGCAGGGATACCACCTTTTGCAGGTTTCTTCTCAAAGGATCCTATTATTGAAGGTGCATACGAGATATCAAAGCTTGCATGGTTCTTCCTCTGGTTTGGTGCAGCTTTAACGGCATTTTATATATTCAGACTTTACTTCCTTGCATTTGAGAATGGGGACAGACTTGATCCTCATATAAAGGAACATGTTAAAGAGTCTCCGTGGACTATGACTGTTCCACTTGTTGTTCTTGCAACAGGTGCTGTTTTCCTTGGATTTTTCAAGGATTTCTTTGGAAACTTCCTCAAACCTTCACTTGATCCACAACATATGACATTTTTAAAAGAAGATGTGAGAATCTTTGTTGAAGAAGGTCTTTCAAGGGCTCACCATGTTCATATGGCTGAAGATGCATGGCATTTTATGACACACTCACTATCCTCACCTTTAGGACTTCTTCTGCTGTTTACAGCAATTGGTGGTATATTCTTCGCCTGGGTTATGTATCAGATCAGACTTATCAGTCCTTCAAAGGTTGCAAGGGATTTCAAACCTCTATACCTGCTTCTTTACAACAGATGGTACTTTGATTTCATATACTATGCGATATTCGTTTACGGTTACTACAGATTCTCAAAGATACTCTGGTGGATAGGTGATAAGTTCATAATTGATGGAATCGTTGATGGAACTGGAAAGGTCTCTCTCGCAACAGGTGGTGGTGTGAGACTTATACAGACTGGAAGGATAAGTGCATATGTGATGCAGATGGCTGTAGGAATAATGATATTCCTTGGAATATTCTTACTCTTTAAGTAG
- a CDS encoding NADH-quinone oxidoreductase subunit N → MSILQQLVSGIGVPNFGVILPEIIILITAFILLVVELLIRSRVVISAITVTGLILAAASVFLIKKGDVTFYGLYVVDMFSLIFKLFLILTTLFVVINLKPYLDSKKSYYGEYYYIILFALIGMMIMVSSPNLVTFYIGLELSAVSIYILAGTFRKDYRSKEGAFKYLIMGGMGTAIISYAIALIYGRTGSFDFYTIASLINSNNIDVGISGALILLIIGLALKAAAVPFHFWTPDAYEGAPTPITAFMAVAAKIATFAVILRVMVEAFPFISKEWSFAWAILAAASMIIGNIIALRQENVKRMLAYSSVAHTGYILAAIAAPTGMGFSALIFYSLIYIFMGIGGFILLSALEKNHNWSNHIDDFKGLAKRSPMMALFMLIFMFSMLGIPPTVGFMGKLGVFLALIGSDIWWLAVTLVVMSIVSAGYYLRVVIYMYMYEPVSKARLNFAMTEMFTVAFMAVFVLILGIYPTVFWGISTTLSSLLIAGIGR, encoded by the coding sequence ATGTCAATATTACAGCAATTAGTTTCAGGAATTGGTGTTCCTAACTTTGGAGTTATACTTCCGGAGATTATCATACTTATAACAGCTTTTATACTACTCGTTGTTGAACTGCTGATAAGAAGCAGGGTTGTTATATCAGCAATAACAGTTACAGGTCTTATCTTAGCTGCAGCTTCTGTATTTTTAATAAAGAAGGGAGATGTTACATTTTACGGACTTTATGTTGTTGATATGTTCTCACTTATATTCAAACTTTTCCTGATACTTACAACACTTTTTGTTGTTATAAATCTGAAACCTTATCTTGATTCTAAAAAATCATACTACGGTGAGTACTACTATATTATTCTTTTTGCCCTTATAGGTATGATGATAATGGTCTCTTCACCAAACCTTGTAACATTCTATATAGGACTTGAGCTTTCTGCTGTTTCCATATACATACTTGCAGGTACATTCAGAAAGGATTACAGATCAAAGGAAGGTGCATTTAAGTATCTGATAATGGGTGGTATGGGGACGGCTATAATAAGTTATGCTATAGCTCTCATATACGGAAGAACAGGATCATTTGATTTCTATACAATAGCATCACTTATAAACAGTAACAATATTGATGTTGGAATTTCAGGAGCTTTAATTCTTCTTATAATAGGTCTTGCTCTTAAGGCTGCTGCTGTTCCTTTCCATTTCTGGACACCTGACGCTTACGAAGGAGCTCCAACACCTATAACAGCTTTTATGGCGGTTGCTGCCAAGATAGCAACATTTGCTGTTATACTGAGGGTTATGGTTGAGGCTTTCCCATTTATATCAAAGGAGTGGAGCTTTGCATGGGCTATACTTGCAGCAGCTTCAATGATAATAGGTAATATCATAGCTCTGAGACAGGAAAATGTTAAAAGGATGCTTGCTTACTCATCAGTTGCACACACAGGTTATATCCTTGCTGCTATCGCTGCTCCTACAGGAATGGGATTTTCAGCACTTATCTTTTACTCTCTGATATACATATTCATGGGAATAGGTGGATTTATACTCCTCTCTGCTTTAGAGAAGAACCACAACTGGTCTAACCATATAGATGATTTTAAAGGACTCGCTAAAAGAAGTCCTATGATGGCTCTCTTTATGCTTATATTTATGTTCTCAATGCTTGGTATACCGCCTACAGTGGGATTTATGGGTAAGTTAGGAGTGTTCCTCGCTCTTATCGGTTCAGATATATGGTGGCTTGCTGTTACACTTGTTGTTATGAGTATAGTGTCTGCAGGTTACTATCTGAGGGTTGTTATATACATGTACATGTATGAACCTGTATCAAAGGCAAGACTTAACTTTGCTATGACAGAGATGTTTACTGTGGCATTTATGGCTGTTTTTGTTCTTATACTCGGAATATATCCTACAGTTTTCTGGGGAATATCAACAACATTAAGCTCATTACTTATAGCAGGTATTGGTAGATAA
- a CDS encoding complex I subunit 4 family protein, with translation MNVEFVSAGFPLITLSIVIPVVAAALLFVLKEELAKPVSIITSAIVFLISTFMLFAYDYSSYKIQFYEKYTWIPQLGVSYEVGVDALSLTMVWLTALAFLVSFIWSTNIQKRIKEYFISFLILEAACIGVFVSWDLVWFYIFWEAMLIPMFLIIGIWGYAERIYAATKFFIYTFFGSLFLLIGVIGMYIYQYFNKDVLSTSYFDLVNLNLPFNLEIIFFLLLALGFAIKVPMWPFHTWLPAAHVQAPTAGSVILAAVLLKMGTYGFVRFSLPWFPEASKYFVPVMFTLGVIAIIYTAMMALSQTHIKRIIAYSSVSHMGFVTIGTFALNMEGMNGAIITMISHGFTSAALFLAAGYIYDRVHSYELKDLGGLAKFMPVFATLFMISAMASAGLPGLSGFVGEFLSLVGTFKASVLTAVLAGLSLIVGAGYTLWLYHKSMFKESLLTPEKIHRWEKLKDMNSFELASFVPLVIMMFVLGIYPAWWIKLIETTSAAILSKIIGG, from the coding sequence ATGAATGTAGAGTTTGTATCGGCTGGATTTCCGCTGATTACTTTAAGTATAGTGATTCCTGTAGTTGCGGCAGCACTGCTGTTTGTGTTGAAAGAAGAGCTTGCAAAACCTGTAAGTATAATAACATCAGCTATAGTTTTTCTGATCTCAACATTTATGCTTTTTGCATACGATTACAGCTCATATAAGATCCAGTTTTATGAGAAGTATACATGGATACCACAGCTTGGTGTAAGTTATGAGGTTGGTGTGGATGCTCTCAGTTTAACAATGGTATGGCTGACAGCTCTTGCTTTCCTCGTGTCTTTCATCTGGAGTACAAATATACAGAAAAGGATAAAGGAGTACTTCATATCATTTCTTATACTTGAAGCTGCCTGTATAGGTGTTTTTGTTTCATGGGATCTTGTATGGTTTTATATATTCTGGGAAGCGATGCTCATTCCTATGTTCCTCATTATAGGTATATGGGGATATGCTGAGAGAATATACGCAGCTACAAAGTTCTTTATTTATACATTCTTCGGTTCCCTTTTCCTTCTTATCGGTGTTATAGGAATGTACATATACCAGTATTTCAATAAGGATGTGCTTTCAACAAGCTATTTTGATCTTGTAAACCTTAACCTTCCGTTTAATCTTGAGATAATATTCTTCCTCTTACTTGCACTTGGTTTTGCTATCAAGGTTCCTATGTGGCCTTTCCATACGTGGCTTCCAGCTGCTCACGTTCAGGCTCCAACGGCAGGTTCTGTTATACTTGCAGCGGTATTGCTTAAGATGGGAACTTACGGTTTTGTAAGATTCTCTCTACCATGGTTCCCTGAGGCTTCAAAATACTTTGTTCCCGTAATGTTCACACTTGGTGTTATAGCTATTATATACACAGCTATGATGGCATTATCACAGACTCATATAAAGAGAATAATAGCTTACTCATCTGTCTCCCATATGGGGTTTGTTACAATCGGTACGTTTGCACTTAATATGGAAGGTATGAACGGTGCGATAATAACTATGATCTCACACGGGTTTACATCAGCTGCATTATTCCTTGCGGCAGGTTATATATACGACAGGGTTCATTCTTACGAACTTAAAGATCTTGGAGGTCTTGCCAAGTTTATGCCTGTCTTCGCAACACTTTTTATGATATCAGCTATGGCATCAGCAGGACTGCCAGGTCTTTCAGGATTCGTTGGTGAGTTTCTATCACTGGTTGGAACATTCAAGGCAAGTGTGTTAACAGCCGTTTTAGCTGGTCTCAGTCTGATTGTTGGTGCCGGTTACACACTCTGGCTTTACCATAAATCTATGTTTAAGGAGAGCCTTTTAACACCTGAGAAGATACATAGATGGGAGAAACTCAAAGATATGAACAGTTTTGAGCTTGCATCTTTTGTTCCCCTTGTGATAATGATGTTTGTTCTCGGTATATACCCTGCATGGTGGATAAAATTAATAGAAACTACTTCTGCAGCTATTCTCTCAAAGATAATAGGAGGCTAA
- the nuoK gene encoding NADH-quinone oxidoreductase subunit NuoK: MVPYEYYVVLSGLLMVLGLIGIIIRKNLIAMLLSTELMLNAVNIAFVAFDMKLYDVSGQVFVFFILTIAAAEAAVGLGLIMAIYRLRKDVDVNTLTELKL, from the coding sequence ATGGTTCCTTACGAGTATTATGTTGTTTTAAGTGGTCTTCTAATGGTTCTCGGGCTTATAGGTATCATAATCAGGAAAAATCTTATAGCTATGCTTTTATCCACAGAGCTTATGCTTAACGCTGTAAATATTGCCTTCGTTGCCTTTGATATGAAACTTTACGATGTTTCAGGTCAGGTTTTTGTTTTCTTCATTCTTACAATAGCTGCAGCCGAAGCTGCTGTTGGTCTTGGTCTTATTATGGCTATTTACAGACTTAGAAAAGATGTTGATGTTAACACACTCACAGAACTAAAACTATAG